A region from the Mycobacterium heidelbergense genome encodes:
- a CDS encoding FAD-binding and (Fe-S)-binding domain-containing protein has protein sequence MTGDRTPTLFDAAAADLRDTVDGEIRFDPGSRATYSTDASNYRQVPIGVVVPRTPEAAAQAVAVCRGHDLPVLSRGGGTSLAGQCCNAAVVIDWSKYCTRVESVDAEAGVAVVEPGIKLDALNDRLRPSGWMVGPKPSTHVSCTIGGMIGNNSCGSSAQAYGKMVDSVRRLEVLTYDGVRMWVGQTDDDEFARIVGGGGRRAEIYDGLKTLADKYADDIRSTYPKIPRRVSGYNLDSLLPENNFHVAKALVGSESTLVTVLRAELTLVRVPAATALAVLGFDDIGSAADAVPAILEHHPSALEGLDHRLVELEHSRRLAEKALRQLPDGAAWLMVQFDGDDQHAADHKAKSMIDALQRRVRTDAAVLDDPSRKKEVWAAREAGLGATAYPPNEPETHEGWEDAAVPPERLGDYLRDFRRLLDRYDYGTASLYGHFGQGCVHTRIPFVLRTADGVAKYRAFVEESARLVVKYGGSLSGEHGDGQSRGELLPIMFGERMVEAFERAKALFDPDNRMNPGKVVHPYKLDENLRYGVDYRPAEPRVLFAYPGDDHRFSRAAARCVGVGKCRGDESGVMCPSYRATQEEEHSTRGRARLLFEMVQGDVITDGWRSTEVHDALDLCLACKGCLSDCPVNVDMATYKAEFLFHHYRGRFRPMAHYSMGWIPFWARLAAAAPSLLNAVMHSPGLSTLLKKAGGIDARRELPRFADERFTAWFAHRPVGGTPPSRGRVVLWPDSFVNNFEPDVGKAAVAVLESAGFEVEVPRRAVCCGLTWISTGQLRVAKRVLRRTLTALGPALRTGTPVVVLEPSCAAVFRSDLPELLYDDEDAHRLAGQTYTLGELLAAKAPDWEAPPIAGRAVVQQHCHQHAVLGYTHERQLLTGAGVDTEVLDAGCCGLAGNFGFEKGHYDVSVACAEDKLMPALRDAHPDALVLADGFSCRTQIRDLAGDRRPMHVAQALADALTAAGRGDRARRNSR, from the coding sequence ATGACGGGGGACCGAACGCCCACGCTATTCGACGCCGCGGCCGCGGACCTGCGCGACACCGTTGACGGCGAGATCCGGTTCGATCCGGGTTCGCGCGCAACGTATTCCACGGACGCCTCCAACTACCGGCAGGTGCCCATCGGCGTGGTGGTGCCGCGCACCCCGGAGGCCGCCGCCCAGGCCGTCGCCGTGTGCCGCGGCCACGACCTGCCGGTGCTGTCCCGCGGTGGCGGCACCAGCCTGGCCGGGCAGTGCTGCAACGCCGCGGTGGTGATCGACTGGAGCAAGTACTGCACCCGGGTCGAGTCCGTCGACGCCGAGGCCGGTGTGGCCGTGGTGGAGCCGGGCATCAAGCTCGACGCGCTCAACGACCGCCTGCGCCCGTCGGGCTGGATGGTGGGCCCCAAACCGTCCACCCACGTCAGCTGCACGATCGGCGGGATGATCGGCAACAACTCCTGCGGTTCCAGCGCCCAGGCGTACGGCAAGATGGTCGATTCGGTGCGCCGCCTCGAGGTGCTGACCTACGATGGGGTGCGGATGTGGGTGGGCCAGACCGACGACGACGAGTTCGCCCGGATCGTCGGCGGGGGCGGCCGGCGGGCCGAAATCTACGACGGCCTCAAGACCCTCGCCGATAAGTACGCCGACGACATCCGGTCCACCTACCCAAAGATCCCGCGGCGGGTATCGGGCTACAACCTCGACTCCTTGTTGCCGGAGAACAACTTTCACGTCGCCAAGGCGCTGGTCGGCTCCGAGAGCACGCTCGTCACGGTGCTGCGCGCGGAGCTGACGCTGGTGCGCGTGCCGGCGGCCACCGCGCTGGCGGTGTTGGGCTTCGACGACATCGGCTCGGCCGCCGACGCGGTGCCCGCCATCCTCGAGCACCACCCCTCGGCTTTGGAGGGCCTGGATCACCGCCTGGTGGAACTCGAGCATTCGCGGCGGCTGGCCGAAAAGGCGCTGCGCCAGCTGCCGGACGGCGCGGCCTGGCTGATGGTTCAGTTCGACGGCGACGACCAGCACGCGGCCGATCACAAGGCCAAGTCGATGATCGACGCTCTGCAGAGGCGGGTGCGCACCGACGCCGCGGTGCTGGACGACCCGAGCCGGAAGAAGGAGGTCTGGGCCGCGCGCGAGGCCGGGCTGGGTGCCACCGCGTATCCGCCCAACGAGCCCGAGACGCATGAGGGATGGGAAGACGCGGCGGTGCCGCCGGAGCGGCTGGGCGATTACCTGCGCGATTTCCGCCGCCTGCTCGATCGCTACGACTACGGAACCGCCTCGCTCTACGGGCATTTCGGCCAGGGCTGCGTGCACACCCGCATCCCGTTTGTCCTGCGAACCGCGGACGGGGTGGCCAAATACCGCGCCTTCGTGGAGGAGTCGGCGCGGCTGGTGGTGAAATACGGCGGGTCGCTGTCCGGCGAGCACGGCGACGGCCAATCCCGCGGGGAGCTGTTGCCGATCATGTTCGGCGAACGCATGGTCGAAGCGTTCGAACGGGCCAAGGCGCTGTTCGACCCGGACAACCGGATGAATCCCGGCAAGGTGGTGCACCCCTACAAGCTCGACGAGAACCTGCGCTACGGCGTGGATTACCGTCCGGCCGAACCGCGGGTGCTCTTCGCCTACCCCGGCGACGACCACCGCTTCTCGCGCGCGGCGGCGCGCTGCGTCGGCGTCGGCAAGTGCCGCGGCGACGAATCGGGCGTGATGTGCCCCAGCTACCGCGCCACCCAGGAAGAAGAGCACTCCACCCGGGGGCGCGCCCGGCTGCTGTTCGAGATGGTGCAGGGCGACGTCATCACCGACGGATGGCGCTCCACCGAGGTTCACGACGCACTCGATCTGTGCCTGGCGTGCAAGGGCTGCCTCAGCGACTGCCCGGTCAACGTGGACATGGCCACCTATAAGGCCGAGTTTCTGTTCCATCACTACCGGGGCCGTTTCCGGCCGATGGCGCACTATTCGATGGGCTGGATCCCGTTCTGGGCGCGGCTGGCCGCCGCCGCGCCGAGCCTGCTCAACGCGGTGATGCACTCGCCGGGATTGTCGACGCTGCTCAAGAAGGCCGGCGGCATCGACGCCCGGCGCGAGCTGCCCCGCTTCGCCGACGAAAGGTTCACCGCCTGGTTCGCCCACCGCCCCGTCGGGGGCACCCCGCCGTCGCGGGGCCGCGTGGTGCTGTGGCCGGATTCCTTCGTCAACAACTTCGAGCCCGACGTCGGCAAGGCCGCCGTCGCGGTGCTGGAATCGGCCGGCTTCGAGGTCGAGGTTCCCCGCCGAGCCGTGTGCTGCGGGCTGACCTGGATCTCCACCGGTCAGCTTCGCGTCGCCAAACGCGTTCTGCGCCGCACCCTTACGGCGCTGGGGCCGGCGTTGCGGACGGGTACGCCGGTGGTGGTGCTGGAACCCAGCTGCGCCGCGGTGTTCCGGTCCGACCTGCCCGAACTGCTCTACGACGACGAGGACGCCCACCGGTTGGCCGGCCAGACCTACACCCTCGGTGAGCTTTTGGCGGCCAAGGCGCCGGACTGGGAGGCGCCCCCGATCGCCGGCCGCGCCGTCGTTCAGCAGCACTGCCATCAGCATGCGGTGCTGGGCTACACCCACGAGCGCCAACTGCTCACCGGCGCCGGAGTCGACACCGAGGTCCTCGACGCCGGATGTTGCGGCCTGGCCGGCAATTTCGGCTTCGAAAAGGGGCACTACGACGTGTCGGTCGCGTGCGCCGAGGACAAGCTGATGCCGGCGCTGCGCGACGCCCACCCCGACGCACTGGTGCTGGCCGACGGGTTCAGCTGCCGCACCCAGATTCGTGACCTCGCCGGCGACCGCCGGCCGATGCACGTCGCGCAGGCCCTCGCCGACGCCCTCACCGCGGCCGGCCGGGGCGATCGTGCGCGCCGAAATTCACGGTAG
- a CDS encoding UdgX family uracil-DNA binding protein (This protein belongs to the uracil DNA glycosylase superfamily, members of which act in excision repair of DNA. However, it belongs more specifically to UdgX branch, whose founding member was found to bind uracil in DNA (where it does not belong), without cleaving it, appears to promote DNA repair by a pathway involving RecA, rather than base excision.), which translates to MSATRYLPEDRGLESLETAADRCRGCPLYADATQTVFGHGPPGAALMLVGEQPGDQEDRAGLPFVGPAGRLLARALDEAGIDPALTYQTNAVKHFKFTRKGGKRRIHQKPSRTEVVACRPWLIAEIEAVRPRVIVCLGATAAQSLLGAAFRVSTQRGRVVELPSAVDVRLTPEPVVVPTVHPSSVLRDRSAGHDAAYRSFVDDLCGARDAYE; encoded by the coding sequence CTGAGCGCCACGCGGTACCTACCCGAAGACCGTGGCCTCGAGTCGCTGGAAACGGCGGCCGACCGCTGCCGGGGTTGCCCGCTGTACGCCGACGCCACCCAGACCGTCTTCGGTCACGGACCGCCCGGCGCGGCCCTCATGCTGGTGGGTGAGCAGCCCGGGGATCAGGAGGACCGCGCGGGCTTGCCCTTCGTCGGGCCCGCGGGGCGGCTGCTCGCCCGGGCGCTCGACGAGGCCGGCATCGACCCGGCGCTGACCTACCAGACCAACGCCGTCAAGCACTTCAAGTTCACCCGAAAGGGCGGCAAGCGCCGGATCCACCAGAAACCCAGCCGCACCGAGGTCGTCGCGTGCCGGCCCTGGCTCATCGCCGAGATCGAGGCGGTGCGGCCGCGGGTAATCGTCTGCCTCGGCGCGACCGCCGCGCAATCGCTTCTCGGGGCGGCGTTTCGGGTGTCCACCCAGCGCGGCCGGGTCGTCGAGCTGCCCTCGGCGGTCGACGTCCGGCTGACGCCCGAGCCGGTCGTCGTGCCGACCGTGCACCCGTCGTCGGTGCTGCGCGACCGCAGCGCCGGCCACGACGCGGCCTACCGCTCGTTTGTCGACGACCTGTGCGGCGCGCGCGACGCGTACGAGTGA
- a CDS encoding hemerythrin domain-containing protein, with the protein MAQHIKSPTDVVEFLVGQHEQIKSLFAETLSAAGKEREKAFVELRRLLAVHETAEEEIVHPRAKRKIAGGAAVVDQRLKEEHEAKTVLQKLEKLDVDSEEFTRELTQLRDAVLDHAEHEEKDEFAKLGEQLSGDELDKMGRAAKLAEAIAPTRPHAGVESQVANLAAGPFAAMLDRARDAIVGKG; encoded by the coding sequence ATGGCTCAGCACATCAAGTCGCCCACCGACGTCGTCGAGTTCCTGGTCGGTCAGCACGAGCAGATCAAGTCCCTGTTCGCCGAAACGCTGTCGGCCGCCGGGAAAGAACGGGAGAAAGCCTTCGTCGAACTTCGGCGGCTGCTCGCCGTGCACGAAACCGCCGAAGAGGAGATCGTCCACCCGCGGGCGAAGCGGAAGATCGCCGGCGGTGCCGCGGTGGTCGACCAGCGGTTGAAGGAGGAGCACGAGGCCAAGACGGTCCTGCAGAAGCTGGAGAAGCTCGACGTCGACAGCGAGGAGTTCACCCGCGAGCTGACGCAGCTCCGCGATGCCGTCCTCGATCACGCCGAGCACGAGGAGAAGGACGAGTTCGCCAAGCTGGGCGAGCAATTGAGCGGCGACGAGCTGGACAAGATGGGCCGCGCCGCCAAGCTTGCCGAGGCGATCGCGCCCACCCGGCCGCATGCCGGCGTCGAATCCCAGGTGGCCAACCTGGCCGCGGGCCCGTTCGCGGCGATGCTGGACCGGGCGCGCGACGCCATCGTCGGCAAGGGCTAG
- a CDS encoding molybdopterin-dependent oxidoreductase, with the protein MFDYPAWLRLDHWLNVLFLTLLLRSGIEILSTHPKLYWRDDSRPGTEWARFTPKTMPTDKLYDTLDEEEDYSSLVALPGHKKLGMGRHWHFVSVIGWILVGLSYYVLLFATGQWHRYWPYSWSIFPEAWNDAVTYATFNLPPLLPGEPLDAMQKLTYAGVVFALAPFQILTGAAQSPAIEARFPWFVRLWGGRQSARSLHFLGLVAFVAFIAVHLSMVFFWGWGRLNASMIFGSVRNVTAATALSFAIIGAIVAVHVAATVWSLRRPVQVRRVLGAVVTRARLILLRPLDSRQDYPERMLSEQHRVNGKPPCSTAYKVMAVHNFVDWRLRVGGLVERPVTLDLAALRALAEPQRQRVLHNCVQGWSSIGEWKGLPLVSLADLVRPLPQARFVCFLTMQDTGRDEPAAEGEGQFYEVVDLELAYKPQTILAYEMNGKPLPIKHGAPLRLRVETQVGFKMAKWIDRIEFIDDHRGVGYGLGGWREDNVHYDKDVEI; encoded by the coding sequence GTGTTCGACTACCCGGCGTGGCTGCGCCTCGATCATTGGCTCAACGTCCTGTTTCTGACGCTGCTGCTGCGCAGTGGCATCGAGATCCTCTCCACCCACCCCAAGCTGTACTGGCGCGACGACAGCAGGCCCGGCACCGAATGGGCGCGCTTCACCCCCAAGACAATGCCGACCGACAAGCTCTACGACACCCTCGACGAGGAGGAGGACTACAGCTCGCTGGTGGCCCTGCCCGGCCACAAGAAATTGGGCATGGGGCGCCACTGGCACTTCGTCTCGGTGATCGGCTGGATCCTGGTCGGGCTTTCCTACTACGTCCTGCTGTTTGCCACCGGCCAGTGGCACCGGTACTGGCCCTACTCGTGGTCGATCTTCCCGGAGGCGTGGAACGACGCCGTCACCTACGCCACGTTCAACCTGCCCCCGCTGCTCCCCGGCGAACCGCTGGACGCCATGCAGAAGCTGACCTACGCCGGCGTCGTCTTCGCGCTCGCCCCGTTCCAGATCCTCACGGGCGCGGCGCAGTCCCCGGCGATCGAGGCCCGGTTCCCGTGGTTCGTGCGACTCTGGGGCGGCCGGCAGTCGGCGCGCAGCCTGCACTTCCTGGGCCTGGTCGCGTTCGTGGCCTTCATCGCGGTCCACCTGTCGATGGTCTTCTTCTGGGGCTGGGGTCGGCTCAACGCCTCGATGATCTTCGGATCCGTCCGCAACGTCACCGCGGCGACCGCGCTGTCGTTCGCGATCATCGGCGCGATCGTCGCGGTCCACGTCGCGGCCACGGTGTGGAGCCTGCGCCGCCCGGTCCAGGTCCGCCGCGTCCTCGGTGCGGTGGTCACGCGCGCCCGGCTCATCCTGCTGCGCCCGCTGGATTCCCGGCAGGACTATCCGGAGCGGATGCTGTCGGAACAACACCGCGTCAACGGCAAACCGCCGTGCTCGACCGCGTACAAGGTGATGGCCGTGCACAACTTCGTCGACTGGCGGCTGCGGGTCGGCGGCCTCGTCGAGCGGCCCGTGACCTTGGACCTGGCCGCGCTGCGCGCGCTGGCCGAACCGCAACGGCAACGGGTGCTGCACAACTGCGTCCAGGGCTGGTCGAGCATCGGCGAGTGGAAGGGGCTCCCGCTGGTGTCGCTCGCGGACCTGGTGCGGCCGCTTCCGCAGGCGCGCTTCGTGTGCTTCCTGACCATGCAGGACACCGGCCGCGACGAACCCGCCGCGGAGGGGGAGGGCCAGTTCTACGAGGTGGTGGACCTCGAACTCGCCTACAAGCCGCAAACCATCCTGGCGTACGAGATGAACGGAAAGCCGTTGCCCATCAAGCACGGTGCGCCGTTGCGGCTGCGGGTGGAGACCCAGGTGGGCTTCAAGATGGCCAAGTGGATCGACCGGATCGAGTTCATCGACGACCATCGCGGCGTCGGCTACGGCCTGGGCGGTTGGCGCGAGGACAACGTCCATTACGACAAGGACGTGGAGATCTGA
- a CDS encoding oxidoreductase yields MGFLGLGGYVAFDLPRVVAGLGAALLLGIAATHAYLLGGREPLPRYFVVYAAAVIAGCLLAAGGIEFGRNPRVAQAGWLLGSLLSVVILGVDVGTRWASVPSLTTMTGRWDFAPATCVLACAGAFLGVHASVLLGINVAYPQRRHWED; encoded by the coding sequence GTGGGTTTTCTCGGCCTTGGCGGGTATGTCGCCTTCGACCTGCCCAGGGTGGTGGCGGGTCTGGGCGCCGCCCTGCTCCTCGGTATCGCCGCGACGCACGCCTATCTGCTGGGCGGCCGGGAGCCGCTGCCCCGATATTTCGTGGTGTACGCCGCCGCCGTGATCGCCGGCTGCCTGCTTGCGGCGGGCGGCATCGAATTCGGCCGCAATCCCCGTGTGGCCCAAGCGGGTTGGCTTCTCGGCAGCTTGCTTTCGGTCGTCATCCTCGGGGTTGACGTCGGCACCCGGTGGGCCAGCGTGCCGTCCCTGACAACGATGACGGGACGCTGGGACTTCGCGCCCGCCACCTGCGTGCTCGCCTGCGCGGGCGCCTTCCTCGGCGTGCACGCGTCGGTGCTGCTGGGCATCAACGTCGCCTATCCGCAACGGCGGCACTGGGAGGACTGA
- a CDS encoding sensor domain-containing protein, whose amino-acid sequence MTDPQDPFGYNPFTYDPLGRVPPAGPPVEPPPPAPPYRPPVNTVATLSLVFAFVFPPAGAILGHLGLAQIRRTGELGRDRALAGVALSYAFITLTVVALVAWAALATFTSTSGRTAAPATTTTAPAGPTVEPAAMATLLPGLDDLKTITGDQNLEAGQTWDHPARSDREGTIDRPECWGSILPGTPDAYTVDAIFGYRAQEFSDSRSLFTSMQVIQAASAFRDPAAAQSQLAKLLAGWRQCGGLTVSVSAPNGETIPFVLGVASNAGNGVTTMDLAPKGLQVRSARAIAAKANVVIDLYVSASGTTDGGGPRQSVVGIADYMLNKIPG is encoded by the coding sequence GTGACCGATCCTCAGGATCCGTTCGGGTACAACCCGTTCACTTACGATCCGCTCGGCCGGGTGCCACCCGCCGGCCCGCCGGTGGAACCGCCGCCGCCCGCACCGCCCTACCGCCCGCCCGTCAACACCGTGGCGACGCTGTCGCTGGTGTTCGCGTTCGTGTTCCCGCCCGCGGGCGCGATCCTGGGGCACCTGGGGCTGGCGCAGATCCGCCGCACGGGTGAGCTTGGCCGGGACCGCGCGCTGGCCGGGGTGGCGCTGTCCTATGCGTTCATCACGCTCACGGTCGTCGCGCTGGTCGCATGGGCCGCCCTGGCGACCTTCACGTCCACGTCCGGTCGGACCGCGGCGCCCGCGACGACCACTACGGCACCCGCGGGGCCGACGGTCGAGCCGGCCGCCATGGCGACGCTCCTGCCCGGTCTCGACGACCTGAAGACCATCACCGGCGACCAGAACCTCGAGGCCGGTCAGACGTGGGACCATCCGGCCAGGTCCGACAGGGAGGGGACCATCGACCGTCCGGAGTGCTGGGGAAGCATCCTGCCCGGGACCCCGGACGCGTACACCGTCGACGCGATTTTCGGATACCGCGCGCAGGAATTTTCCGACTCGCGCAGCCTGTTCACGTCGATGCAGGTGATCCAGGCCGCCTCGGCCTTCCGCGATCCGGCCGCGGCGCAGTCGCAACTGGCGAAGCTGCTGGCCGGCTGGCGCCAGTGCGGCGGCCTGACGGTCAGCGTCTCGGCTCCCAACGGGGAAACGATCCCCTTTGTGCTGGGGGTCGCGTCCAATGCCGGCAACGGCGTCACGACGATGGACCTGGCGCCCAAGGGCCTGCAGGTGCGCTCCGCCCGCGCCATCGCGGCGAAAGCCAACGTCGTCATCGACCTGTACGTGTCGGCCAGCGGCACCACCGACGGCGGCGGCCCCCGGCAGTCTGTCGTGGGCATCGCCGACTACATGCTCAACAAGATTCCCGGCTGA
- a CDS encoding SDR family oxidoreductase, which translates to MVVGASSGLGRCIGVGLARRGDRVALLARRRQRIEAAATDAGPDAIAIECDVTDEASCRKAIGDAAGALGGIDNLVYTPAVGPLVRMVDTDADTWRRIFDTNVIGAALVTAAAVPHLTASAGKAVYLSSDAGTFGPPWPGLGAYGVSKAALERLVDAWRAEHPDIGFTCLIVGECAGGEGDGQTGMNAGWDMDLAMKAVPLWASRGCMPGKLMPVEDLVDVVHAILRTDAATSLPVVVARGAPAGPAAFADPAQP; encoded by the coding sequence GTGGTGGTGGGCGCCTCCAGCGGGCTGGGGCGCTGCATAGGTGTCGGCCTGGCCCGGCGCGGCGATCGGGTGGCGCTGCTGGCCCGGCGCCGCCAACGCATCGAGGCCGCGGCCACGGACGCCGGCCCCGACGCGATCGCCATCGAATGCGACGTCACCGACGAGGCCTCGTGCCGCAAGGCGATCGGCGACGCCGCCGGCGCCCTGGGCGGCATCGACAACCTCGTCTACACGCCCGCCGTCGGGCCGCTCGTCCGCATGGTCGACACCGACGCCGACACGTGGCGGCGCATCTTCGACACCAACGTCATCGGCGCGGCGCTGGTGACCGCCGCGGCCGTCCCGCACCTGACCGCCTCCGCGGGCAAGGCCGTCTACCTCTCCTCCGACGCGGGCACCTTCGGGCCGCCCTGGCCGGGCCTCGGGGCGTACGGCGTCAGCAAGGCGGCCCTCGAGCGGCTCGTCGACGCGTGGCGGGCCGAGCACCCCGACATCGGCTTCACCTGCCTCATCGTGGGGGAGTGCGCGGGCGGCGAGGGCGACGGCCAAACCGGGATGAACGCCGGCTGGGACATGGACCTCGCCATGAAGGCCGTCCCGCTGTGGGCGTCCCGCGGCTGCATGCCCGGCAAGTTGATGCCGGTCGAGGACCTCGTGGACGTGGTGCACGCGATCCTGCGCACCGACGCGGCGACGTCGTTGCCGGTCGTGGTGGCCCGGGGAGCGCCGGCCGGCCCCGCGGCGTTCGCGGACCCCGCGCAGCCGTAA
- the glgX gene encoding glycogen debranching protein GlgX — MTSPGAVAPTPTGDVWPGRAYPLGATYDGAGTNFAVFSEVAERVELCLFDADGTESRVTLPEVDGFVWHAYVPNIEPGQRYGYRVHGPYEPGAGLRCNPNKLLLDPYSKAIDGTFEWNQSLFGYDFGDPDSRNDDDSAASMPKSVVINPYFDWGNDRPPDHHYADTVVYEAHVKGLTRTHPDIPEQLRGTYAAVAHPVIIEHLTSIGVTAVELMPVHHFANDSTLIDKGLSNYWGYNTISFFAPDPKYSSAASAGGQVQEFKAMVRALHEAGIEVILDVVYNHTAEGNHLGPALSMRGIDNAAYYRLVDDDQRYYMDYTGTGNSLNVGHPHALQLIMDSLRYWVTEMHVDGFRFDLAATLAREFYDVDRLATFFELVQQDPTVSQVKLIAEPWDVGPGGYQVGNFPPQWTEWNGKYRDTVRDFWRGEPATLDEFAYRLSGSADLYEHTARRPVASINFVTAHDGFTLRDLVSYNEKHNDANGEDNNDGESHNRSWNCGAEGPTDDAGINELRARQQRNFLTTLLLSQGVPMICHGDELGRTQQGNNNGYCQDNELTWIDWADADAGLLEFTRAVSALRATHPVFRRRRFFNGKPVGRRGQDGLPDISWFTPEGAEMTEEDWGASFAKSVAVFLNGHGIPDRDARGQRVVDDSFLLCFNAHHEPLEFSLPPTEFGAAWRTVVHTGSAGPAPPEELPAEAALTVAAHTAVVLQAVGETPAG, encoded by the coding sequence ATGACCAGCCCAGGCGCCGTCGCCCCCACGCCCACCGGTGACGTGTGGCCCGGCAGGGCCTATCCGCTGGGGGCGACGTACGACGGCGCGGGCACCAACTTCGCGGTGTTCAGCGAGGTCGCCGAGCGCGTCGAGCTGTGCCTGTTCGACGCCGACGGCACCGAAAGCCGCGTCACCCTGCCCGAGGTCGACGGCTTCGTCTGGCACGCCTACGTGCCGAACATCGAACCGGGCCAGCGCTACGGCTACCGCGTCCACGGCCCGTACGAGCCCGGGGCCGGGCTGCGGTGCAACCCGAACAAGCTGCTGCTGGACCCGTATTCGAAGGCCATCGACGGCACCTTCGAGTGGAACCAGTCGCTGTTCGGCTACGACTTCGGCGACCCCGACAGCCGCAACGACGACGACTCGGCGGCCAGCATGCCCAAGTCGGTGGTGATCAACCCGTACTTCGACTGGGGCAACGACCGCCCGCCCGACCACCACTACGCCGACACGGTCGTCTACGAGGCGCACGTCAAGGGCCTGACCCGCACGCATCCCGACATCCCCGAACAGCTCCGCGGCACCTACGCCGCGGTGGCGCACCCGGTGATCATCGAGCACCTCACGAGCATCGGCGTCACCGCGGTCGAGCTGATGCCGGTGCACCACTTCGCCAACGATTCCACCCTGATCGACAAGGGCCTGTCGAATTACTGGGGCTACAACACGATTTCGTTCTTCGCGCCCGACCCGAAGTACTCCAGCGCCGCCTCGGCGGGGGGCCAGGTGCAGGAGTTCAAGGCGATGGTGCGCGCCCTGCACGAGGCCGGCATCGAGGTCATCCTCGACGTGGTCTACAACCACACCGCCGAGGGCAACCACCTGGGCCCGGCGTTGTCGATGCGTGGCATCGACAACGCCGCCTACTACCGGCTGGTCGACGACGACCAGCGCTACTACATGGACTACACCGGCACCGGCAACAGCCTCAACGTCGGGCATCCGCACGCGCTGCAGCTGATCATGGACTCGCTGCGCTACTGGGTGACCGAGATGCACGTCGACGGCTTCCGCTTCGACCTGGCCGCCACGCTGGCCCGCGAGTTCTACGACGTCGACCGGCTGGCCACGTTTTTCGAACTCGTGCAACAGGATCCGACGGTCAGCCAGGTCAAGCTCATCGCCGAGCCGTGGGACGTCGGGCCCGGCGGCTACCAGGTCGGCAACTTCCCGCCGCAGTGGACCGAATGGAACGGCAAGTACCGCGACACCGTCCGGGACTTCTGGCGCGGCGAGCCCGCCACCCTCGACGAGTTCGCCTACCGGCTGTCCGGATCGGCCGACCTCTACGAGCACACCGCGCGCCGGCCGGTCGCCTCCATCAACTTCGTCACCGCCCACGACGGATTCACGCTGCGCGACCTGGTGTCCTACAACGAGAAGCACAACGACGCCAACGGCGAGGACAACAACGACGGCGAGAGCCACAACCGGTCCTGGAACTGCGGCGCGGAGGGCCCGACCGACGACGCCGGCATCAACGAACTGCGCGCCCGCCAGCAGCGCAACTTCCTCACCACGCTGCTGCTGTCCCAGGGCGTGCCGATGATCTGCCACGGCGACGAGCTCGGCCGCACCCAGCAGGGCAACAACAACGGCTACTGCCAGGACAACGAGCTCACCTGGATCGACTGGGCCGATGCCGACGCCGGCCTGCTGGAGTTCACCCGGGCGGTGTCGGCGCTGCGCGCCACCCACCCGGTGTTCCGCAGGCGCCGCTTCTTCAACGGCAAGCCGGTCGGCCGGCGCGGCCAGGATGGCCTGCCCGACATCTCCTGGTTCACCCCCGAGGGCGCGGAGATGACCGAGGAGGACTGGGGCGCGAGCTTCGCGAAGTCCGTCGCGGTGTTCCTCAACGGCCACGGCATCCCCGACCGCGACGCGCGGGGCCAGCGGGTGGTCGACGACTCGTTCCTGCTGTGCTTCAACGCCCACCACGAGCCGCTCGAATTCAGCCTTCCGCCAACGGAATTCGGCGCCGCGTGGCGCACGGTGGTGCACACCGGATCCGCGGGGCCGGCGCCGCCGGAGGAACTGCCCGCGGAGGCCGCGCTCACCGTGGCCGCGCACACCGCCGTGGTGCTGCAAGCCGTGGGAGAGACCCCGGCGGGTTGA